The Falco rusticolus isolate bFalRus1 chromosome 4, bFalRus1.pri, whole genome shotgun sequence genome includes the window TGGTCTAACAAATAATACCTGtccatttttttattgaagtCTGGAGTTTGTTTCAAAGAGCAGGAACACTGCTGTAGATTTCACTGTGTAGTTTGTTTAAAGTACCTTTTATCTGTTTCATTGAGGCAGATGAGTCTTGCTAGTGTTTTGGACAAGCTGTACAGTCTGCTGGCTACATGTATTGGGATAAAAATTATAGGCATATGAGAAAGGCACTTTGCTTCATCAGCCAGAAGGATCCTTCGGAAAAGTTAAGATGAAAGAGCTGTGGGAGCAGGCAACTGGTAACTTGTTTGAATCTGGCTCCAGAAAGGGAAGGAGCTTTGCTGGAGATGGGGGAAAGCTGTGTTTGTTTGGGGATAGATTTAGATCTGGAAATTCCTTACCATTTGCTACTTTTCATGAGGGTATGAGGTGTTCTGGTGGGACGATAAAGACACTTGTTCACCCATCTGCTTCTGGATATACCTGAGGCTAGAATCTCTGCCTTACGCCGTCTATGTTGATCCTGGCTCTTaggcagcagcagtgttgcTCGTTGTCTTCAGGTTTGTCCTTTGGCCTACAGGTGTACATGGATGAGTAACTTAATGGTTTTGTTATTAATAAAATCTAAGACTGGGAACATAGGTTCATCTATAAATAGAATCATGTCTCATctgatgttttctgaaatataagCATCCACTGTACTTGAACTTTCTTTGTAGTAAAGATTGTCTTCCACACTCTTACACAGACTTGATAAAGTTGTCCTTAATGTATCTGTTTATCTTCAAAAGGGGAGGGCTGGTGAATTACTGTTCCCGAAAGGtgtattctgttatttttccatGTCATATTTTAAACAGTTCAGGTGACTTCTGACTTTCTTCTTATGCTAGGGAAAGACTAAATGTAGCAGTGTTTAAATCTGTGTATTTATGTGCTGCAGcctaaggttttttttttttttccattgtgctTCTTGTAGCTATCTTAGCGATGTGGATCGTATCGCTACCCCAGGATATCTACCAACTCAGCAAGATGTGCTACGGGTTAGAGTTCCTACAACCGGTATCATAGAGTACCCCTTTGACCTAGAGAATATTATCTTCAGGTACGCAAGGTGTATTCATGTTACAGCTGAACTGAGAGAGTGATGTGGTTTCAGGAAGGATGTGTTCTGCATTGCGTTATAATGTCCAGGTGCTTCCTTGAGAGGCTTGAGTGGGGCTGTATGTCCTGTGACGTTATGAAGTATCTGCTGACAGGCGCTCCTGTCACGTGGATGGTGTAACATGTTACTCTGATTAAGGGAGAACTCCAAGCTGAAGCACTGATTGTCAGAAAACAACGTGCTTTTGAATCAGTGACACTTAAAGCCCAAAAAACCATCTTGCAGGAAGTGGTGACTAGTGTCTTTCCCAGGAAGGATCGTGCTGCTGGCATCTGAGGCTGAAGTGGTGGCTTGTGAGGCAACTGAGTGACCTGTTGGTAGCTTAAGCCACcaaaggggagagggggaagctTGGTCTGGGCAGTGCTTGACATGAATGTATTTCCATCTAAGAATTTAACAAAGCTCAAGCCGCTTTGAccatttatttctccttcaggAGACCCACTTTTTGTGCAGGAACATTTCCTTGCGTGTGGTACCTATAATCTCCCTTCAAAGATGGTTTGCTGTGCCTGCCTTGTGCTCTCAGGATGACACCAAAAGTGGCTGCctatgctgctgcagcagcagatggtATTTGGAGGCTTAAGCCAGCAATGGAGTGTGGCATAAAGGGCACAATGACATGCCTGTCTACTGCAAAGCAATTTTCTCCCTACCTCTCTGGTACTTACGTGCTCCCTCCCCTTCTTTACCACTGTTGGCATTACAAGAGAGGGATAAAGAAGCCTGCATCATCTCTCTTAAACTGTTTAGTAACAGAAAGTTACTCTTTCTGGTTTGCTGACCTGTGAAataggtgtggggttttttaaaagatggacCCACTTGTGTTGTGCTTTAGGCGAGTGACAAAATGATTTTAGCGTTGCTGCACAGGTGGGACTTGAAACTGAGGAGCTGAAGTGTGTAACTGTTAAACAGCACATTCTAAGAGAAGTTTAATAACTAAAGAAAGCCCTCTGTGTGAGGGAAGTTTTGAGGCAAGCAGgtgctttaataaaaaataaaatcggCTTGCTCATTTGACAGAGTAGAGTTTTGAAGGACTTGTCTTTTCAGACTCAGAACTGTTACTTAGCAAACCGGAGCAGAATGCAACTAAAAATAGTAATGCTGATATTTGGGATTTGGATCTGGATCACTTGCCTGTGGCCATCCTTCCCAGTATTCTGGAGCGGGATATTGCATAAACTTGATGGTTTTGTTAGCAAGCACGTTTTATTACATCCCTGTGCCAGGTTCACTTGGATGGTAGAGAGCCACGTTCGTTCTTGTCGTGTGCTGATCCTTTGCATTCAGATAGAGAGCTGCAGCTACTTCTGTGATCCTGtatgtatttctcttccttaGAATGGTGGATGTTGGAGGTCAAAGATCAGAACGAAGGAAGTGGATccattgctttgaaaatgtgactTCCATCATGTTTTTAGTAGCACTTAGTGAATATGACCAAGTTCTGGTGGAGTCTGATAATGAGGTAAGCCAAAGAATGGGAACTCTGCAGGAGggtggaaggaaaggaggaatgtCTTTCTAGCTTCTTGGAGGTTGGTACCAAAGTACTTGGTGCCAAGTTGGATTAGCAAGTATTGTTGGTTTTGGCCTTCGGTTCTTCCTATTGCAAAGGGAACATGAGCCTTAATGGGTCATGATGTCCCTGAGAATGGAAAATGCAGAGTGCATCCAAATTATCTGTACTTCTCAAGTAATACTGAAATACTCTGAAATTGCTTAGTTCTGCGTGCCTTGCGAGGTACTGTGCAATGTGAAGGCATGCTCTTCAAAATTGCCCATTCCTCTTTTCTGCACTGAATTAACTTTGTACTGTGACTGCTGTCTTGTTAGATAGCGACTGATCTATTTGAAGGTGCAATACTGAATTTTTGCACTCGCTAATGGgttaaaaaaatgccatttggTAAcagtagtttttccttttctactaGACAAAACATGAAGTATCGTGGCTAGTCTTCTCACTGTGACTGTCAAAGCATAAAATGACTTTAAAGCCTTTTGATATCAATAGCTTCCAATCAAATGAATCTTTTGAGTCCAtcagattttgcatttcctttccatttacCAGCACAGCTTGAGCCAGAACTTACCTGGGGCCCAAAATATTCTGTGTACGGTATCTGAGATGCTGTATCGATACAGATCCGAGGATGTGTGCGGGTAGCCGAAAGGCATCTTAGTGCTCATTTGTGAAAAcaaggctttctttttcttatttcagaacCGGATGGAAGAGAGTAAAGCTCTCTTTCGAACCATTATCACTTATCCATGGTTCCAAAACTCTTCTGTTATCCTCTTTCTCAACAAGAAAGATCTGTTGGAAGACAAGATCCTATATTCCCACCTTGTTGACTATTTCCCAGAGTTTGATGGTGAGTGGTTTTTAAGGAGGAACACTTGTGTATCTAGAAGGAGGGCTAGAGGTGGtttggtttgaattttttttgctttttgaagaagACTATGATTTAGAGATGGGGAGAACATCTTAATTTGAGAAGAAATACCTACAACAATGAGAAAATGCCACAAAAAATGTGTTAATCATATGTAGGTAACTGGAATCTGATCAGGTGATCTAATAATGAACCTCTCCTAGATGAGGAATtacacacgcacgcacacacacccaccccttAAATATGCACTTCGAAGTATTAAATAACGGATGTCTTAATTTCCCTACCTGTATGCTTGTGTGTAAAACCCGTTTCATAAACATGTGACAATTTGCCGATATACTGGGCATTTTAACCCTCTAGTGAAGAGGTGACTTGAGTCCTTGTTTTGAGAAATCAACTGGTCAAATACCCAAGTGGTTCAAATGATGGCATTGGAAAATTTCAGGTAGCGTGAAATTCTTATTAGCGTGCCATTTGCAGCTGTGGAAAACGAATACGCGTGTGAAACAGAGAAATCCCCGTCTGAAACAAAATTCCTTAGCCAAAATAGCATTTCAGGCTCTTCAGTTGAGTGCATTTAAAGTTGGCTGGTAACACATCTCTacactgctgaaaataaataaaagtagtGACGAATGAGACCAGGCAACGCACTTCTTGCCATACTGTCATGTATTAACTGTCattatgtgctttaaaaatacaaggtaAGGGAAGAATTGCCATTTTGCAAAAAGCTTTCGTCTTTTTAAACGACTAATGAAATTGCTCCTTATTAGTTGTCCTCCTGCTTCTGGCGTTCCATGCCCCCTGCTGTCTGAAAGCACAGACACTCTGGAATTGTCAGTGCTGGAAAACAACCCGTTTTTACAGCAGGCTGGGAATGGCTGGTGAGCTTATCTGTTAAGTAGTGCCTACTTCTAACATAACTAACAGCTGGAGAGGAGATGGCAACATCAGGAAACGTCATATACTTTCAGTTTGTTGGGATCAGTGTTTACTGTAGCTcctccagggatgctgcacTGCTTGGGAGTGGGAGGGAGCCCATCAGACCACCTCTCAAGAGATGGTCCTTGCCGTGGAGAGCGTGGCAATGCCaatactgtaaaagaaaatcagtggGTAGCTTTTTTCTGAGGAGTTGTCAGCAATATGAAGTAAATACTGGCAAAAATTCCAGTTTTTAGCTCCTGTGAGTTGACCGGCCAGTTAGGACAGGCTGCAGTTTGGACTGAAGATGCCCCTTGTTTGCAGAGTGTATGCTTGTATCCTTCAAGACGTAACATCTATCTAtatattaggaagaaatgtATATCCCCTCTCCAGAGGAGAGCGTTGCATTATGTATATCCAGCATCTGTCACTGTTACCGGGTGAACACAGCGCATACATGGTTATTccaaatgctgtatttcagagCATGGTCTGAAACAACGCCTTGGTGTCTGCCAAAACCCTCAGCcttggaaaactgctttttgtagGGTATGGTGAGATAACTGAAAAGCATAAGACAGTTCAGCTCCTGGGACTTCTGTGCAATAAATgatcttaatttcttctttatagcTCTGTAACGCGTAAGAGAAAGTATGCTAGCAATTAGTCTGATGGCTCAAACCAGGGGATGCACTTAGAAACCAgttaatgtatttattctttgtttgcTGCAGGCCCACAGAGGGATGCACAGGCAGCCCGTGAGTTCATTCTCAAGATGTTTGTGGATTTAAATCCTGACAGCGATAAAATCATCTATTCTCACTTCACATGTgccacagacacagaaaacatcCGTTTCGTCTTTGCAGCTGTCAAGGACACCATCCTACAGCTCAACCTGAAGGAGTATAACCTGGTTtgacctgctctgctcttggcCCCTTGAGAGGCTTCATTgtgaagaaaagacaaaaaaagaaattttaaatatgacaggaaaaaaagttttaatttttgatgATGTAATGATTGCAAATTGTCTGATCTGTGGAGTGGCAAGTGCTCAGTGTTATCCTGGAGTCTCATGTCTCTGTCCACAGAGTAGttgatttcatatttttaacagattgcttttatttcacagttaaCGGGGATATGCCTCATTTCTTCAGCACCTTGCTTACTTCTTAATTTTTGCCAAACAGCTAAGGCAGTCTCATCTTGAGCTTTCCTTTGTTGCttagccacttttttttttttccccctttttgttcCCATGgtatatatatagaaaaaaaataactttccagCTGAGATAGTGAATTCACTGGACTGTGGGAGTGCAGAATGCTACTGGTCCCTTTGCCTTGTGCTATAGGGTGCCTCTGGTGTAATTTGCTAATTCTGCTTGTCTtccccgccccaccccccagcacccccttctttcccttcccttccccaggacACGCTCCATGGTTCACTGTGATGAAATGTTGGGGAGGAGCGATTGCTCTCCAACTCgtgcaaaaaaaagaaaaaggcataacaaaaaaagaagccatCACTTTTCCATTCTTTATATGTTCTAGTTCtgagttattttttcttatcaaTTATAAAAGGTATGGAgactgtgattatttttttttttaaattattgatgTTCTATACATAGTTTGCTACatgttgctgtattttgttcATGGACTACAAATGATGGAAGCTCTTGGAGCAATagctgctgagcctggggaaGTGCCTGACTgtaattgttcttttttattttattttgtttttatttttttcacacacatacacacatccCCGCCCACACCACAAGCGCATGTGTGCGTGCGCACAAGGCTTAATTTGCAGAATGAAACTTAACGTTTTGTTGAGTAGAGGATATGACATCAAGTGAGCAACTTCTCTATGCAGCAGATATCAAAAGCACACTGAGTAATTGTGGCATTTAAACATCAGACTTTGGCTGGATTGAAAAATCTTAGTCTTGTGCCACCCTCTAgttcttttcttgctgctaGTAGCAAACAAGccttgtttatttctttttgtgccAGTGTGTTGAATGACTTCGTAAGAATTCCTCGGTCTTGTCCGGCTTACAGGTTTTTAGAAAGGACCAGAGTTGGTGGGTGACAGACTTTGAGACATAGGTAGGATTCTTACTTGAAAAGATTGAGGATAGCTCTTGGAGGGAGCAGCGgttctctctccctctcctgttCATGCATTCCCCTGAGGCacatgctgctgtgtttctctttaGAGGAGCGTGGATCCTCTTTGGAAGACTTGCACACATACTTGCTCCAGGGTGCACGTGATAATCGAGTTACAGTAGTCATGGCTGGAGCACGCGGCTGCTGTGGAATCCAGAAAGCCCTGCTGTGGTCGCACTTCTGTCTAGCGGGAGAGtagaggcagaggcagcagggttTGCTGGTGCAGGTGGAAGGTAGAGTGGAAGTAGTTCTGGATTCTAGGTGCCAAATGAAACTCCACAAAGCAGAAGGATGTGAAGCCTTTGCACGTTAAGAGAGCTTTTTCCAGGAGCTGAGGCAAGTGAACAAATGTGCCGAAGACCTGTTGCTGGCCTGGAAGATAACTGCCGTGGCGAGGCAAGGAGTGAGTAGGAAACAGGGAAATCTGACCCACCTCTGGACGTGTGTCGTTTGGCCATCACTAATGCTTCTGTTTCAATTCCAACAAGCAGCATTGGGTCCAAATTCTCTGGATCGACCAGATTGCCCCCTTGAAGGCTAGCAGGCTGCCAGTAGATAAAAGACGAAACGAGCTGCACTGTTGAAGGGGGCTGTTGATATTTTGTCTCTTT containing:
- the GNA11 gene encoding guanine nucleotide-binding protein subunit alpha-11, which codes for MTLESMMACCLSDEVKESKRINAEIEKQLRRDKRDARRELKLLLLGTGESGKSTFIKQMRIIHGSGYSEEDKKGFTKLVYQNIFTAMQSMIRAMETLKILYKYEQNKANAVLIREVDVEKVMTFEQPYVSAIKTLWNDPGIQECYDRRREYQLSDSAKYYLSDVDRIATPGYLPTQQDVLRVRVPTTGIIEYPFDLENIIFRMVDVGGQRSERRKWIHCFENVTSIMFLVALSEYDQVLVESDNENRMEESKALFRTIITYPWFQNSSVILFLNKKDLLEDKILYSHLVDYFPEFDGPQRDAQAAREFILKMFVDLNPDSDKIIYSHFTCATDTENIRFVFAAVKDTILQLNLKEYNLV